One segment of Candidatus Paceibacterota bacterium DNA contains the following:
- a CDS encoding glycosyltransferase family 4 protein translates to MTEIGKKKVLLVITKSNWGGAQRYVFDVATNLNKEKFEVTVALGGDGPLKQKLELGGIRVISIPHLGRDVKITNDLKVFSTLRKLFRQEKPDILHLNSSKIGAMGSLVGRLTGISKIIFTAHGWAFNEDRKALSKVSIRLIAWFTIALSHQTIAVSNSVAERIKKWPGVGSKMTVISNGINLDLKTENEARQILFGDQIPQKTLILGTIGELHPVKGHRYLIEALADLNDFDYICTIIGEGEERKSLEELIRVKRLENKVYLFGHIDQAGSLLKSFDIFLLPSLSEALGYAVLEAGAAGLPVIASRVGGIPEIIANLKSGLLVTPRRPNEIKNALIYLIDHPEEMKSFGKNLKQTVEEKFSLKQMISETEKLYS, encoded by the coding sequence ATGACTGAAATCGGTAAGAAAAAGGTTTTGCTGGTCATCACTAAATCTAATTGGGGCGGTGCCCAGCGCTATGTTTTTGACGTAGCCACTAATTTAAATAAGGAAAAATTTGAAGTGACCGTCGCCTTGGGAGGCGACGGTCCTTTAAAACAGAAATTGGAGCTTGGAGGAATTCGGGTAATTTCTATTCCGCATCTTGGCCGAGATGTTAAAATCACCAATGATTTAAAAGTCTTCTCTACTCTTCGAAAACTGTTTCGGCAAGAAAAGCCGGACATTCTGCACCTGAACAGCTCAAAAATTGGAGCAATGGGATCATTGGTGGGGCGACTGACTGGCATTTCAAAAATTATTTTTACCGCACACGGTTGGGCATTCAATGAAGATCGCAAAGCGCTGTCAAAAGTCTCTATTAGACTGATAGCTTGGTTTACTATTGCTCTTAGTCACCAAACTATTGCTGTTTCAAATAGTGTTGCCGAACGGATTAAAAAATGGCCGGGGGTTGGTTCCAAAATGACAGTGATTTCAAACGGTATTAATTTAGATTTGAAAACCGAAAATGAGGCTCGGCAGATTCTTTTCGGCGACCAAATTCCTCAAAAAACCCTTATTTTAGGCACTATTGGAGAACTTCATCCGGTCAAAGGACATCGATATTTAATAGAGGCCTTAGCCGACCTGAATGACTTTGATTATATTTGCACCATTATCGGCGAAGGCGAAGAGAGAAAGAGTTTAGAGGAGTTAATTAGAGTTAAACGACTTGAAAATAAAGTCTATTTATTCGGACATATCGATCAGGCAGGCAGTCTTTTAAAGTCTTTTGATATATTTTTGTTACCTTCATTGTCAGAGGCATTGGGATATGCGGTGCTGGAGGCCGGCGCAGCCGGCCTCCCCGTTATTGCCTCCCGCGTCGGCGGCATTCCGGAAATTATCGCAAATCTTAAAAGTGGTCTTCTGGTTACCCCGCGGCGGCCAAACGAAATTAAAAACGCCCTAATTTACTTAATTGATCATCCGGAAGAAATGAAATCCTTCGGTAAGAATCTAAAACAAACCGTGGAAGAAAAATTCAGTTTAAAGCAGATGATTTCAGAGACAGAAAAGTTATATTCCTAA
- a CDS encoding NAD-dependent epimerase/dehydratase family protein, translated as MKNLTIFITGAAGYVGAMLADQFSERDDVRELILLDKEPFPEFLKDKPKITYIHTNLINDNWQEKVRAKNPDIVIHTAWNIREMYGDRKTQWQWNVGASDKVFDFAFGTPSVKKLIHFSTVASYGAFKTNKIDYRFKETDPFRKTDYSYAEEKRITEEHLKEKYEEAKKSTGVSLPQVFILRPAAITGPRGRFMRVRFGLQSALSGQLKDEKPASYRIISRLVAVVPATREWVRQFIHEDDVNDIVKKLTFEDVSGQYEIFNICPPGEVVRAKDMARAVGKKTLSVTPQMIRLAYFWAWHLSRGKIPTARGSWKSYSYPIAVDGSKITKMYGYQYEFESLEAFTKLEGRYAKYVK; from the coding sequence ATGAAAAATCTGACTATTTTCATCACCGGCGCCGCCGGCTACGTGGGTGCCATGCTGGCCGATCAATTCAGCGAGCGGGATGATGTCAGGGAATTAATCCTCCTAGACAAGGAGCCTTTTCCGGAATTTCTGAAAGATAAACCGAAAATAACTTACATTCATACCAATTTAATCAACGATAATTGGCAGGAAAAAGTGAGAGCGAAAAATCCGGACATTGTCATCCATACCGCTTGGAATATCAGAGAAATGTACGGCGACCGGAAAACTCAATGGCAGTGGAACGTGGGTGCCTCGGACAAAGTTTTTGATTTTGCTTTCGGTACTCCGTCGGTTAAAAAATTAATCCATTTTTCCACGGTCGCTTCCTATGGTGCTTTTAAAACTAATAAAATTGATTACCGATTCAAAGAGACTGATCCATTCAGAAAAACTGATTATTCTTACGCCGAGGAAAAACGAATCACGGAAGAGCATTTAAAAGAAAAATATGAAGAGGCAAAAAAAAGCACCGGCGTCTCCCTACCCCAAGTCTTTATATTGCGACCCGCCGCTATCACCGGCCCGCGAGGCCGTTTTATGCGAGTACGTTTTGGCTTACAGTCAGCCCTATCCGGCCAGCTAAAAGACGAAAAACCAGCTTCATATAGGATTATTTCCAGATTGGTAGCAGTGGTGCCGGCTACCCGCGAGTGGGTGCGTCAATTTATCCACGAAGATGATGTCAATGATATTGTCAAGAAACTGACTTTTGAAGATGTTTCCGGCCAATATGAAATTTTCAATATCTGCCCGCCGGGGGAAGTAGTGCGAGCTAAAGATATGGCCCGAGCGGTTGGAAAGAAAACTCTTTCAGTTACTCCTCAAATGATTCGGCTGGCTTACTTTTGGGCCTGGCACTTGTCTCGCGGCAAAATTCCGACCGCTCGCGGTAGCTGGAAATCATATTCATATCCGATCGCCGTTGACGGGTCCAAGATTACTAAAATGTATGGCTATCAATATGAATTTGAATCACTGGAAGCTTTCACCAAATTGGAAGGTAGGTACGCGAAGTATGTAAAATAA
- a CDS encoding exopolysaccharide biosynthesis polyprenyl glycosylphosphotransferase — protein sequence MTGFQRNEPILLFLGDVVAFLISLWLTLAVRYLTVPSSELFFNLLLPFAILFFVWVVIFFISGLYEKHTVLLKSKLPNIILNAQVTNSLVAVLFFYFIPYFGVTPKTTLFIYLIISFCLILLWRIKIASTLGFKNREPALLIGSGPEVDELIEEINNNNRYNLYFVSFINLDRTEIIDFQVDILDRIYTDNISVVVIDLRNKKIEPLLPRLYNLIFSNIRFIDKYKIYEDIFDRVPYSLLQYNWFLENISTSSKLIYDTLKRLFDIVLSLIFGLISLIFYPFVYVAIKIEDGGPVFIVQERIGQGGRKINLLKFRSMKSSDRGMWVVEKDDRVTRVGKFLRKTRIDELPQLWNVLIGDISLIGPRPDIYDLGLKLAKEIPYYTIRSIIKPGLSGWAQIKQDLPPQSLEETKIRLVYDLYYVKNRSIILDIKIILQTLKTLVSRSGL from the coding sequence ATGACCGGTTTCCAGCGTAATGAGCCAATCCTGCTTTTTCTCGGGGATGTCGTGGCTTTTTTAATTTCTCTCTGGCTAACGCTCGCGGTGCGTTATTTAACCGTTCCTTCCTCGGAATTATTTTTCAACCTGCTTCTCCCATTCGCCATCCTATTTTTCGTTTGGGTGGTAATCTTTTTCATTTCCGGTCTTTATGAAAAGCACACGGTTTTATTGAAGAGCAAACTGCCGAACATCATTTTAAATGCTCAAGTCACTAATAGCTTGGTAGCCGTTTTGTTCTTTTATTTCATTCCTTACTTCGGAGTCACTCCGAAGACCACTCTTTTTATTTATCTCATCATTTCCTTCTGTCTGATTTTACTGTGGCGAATCAAGATTGCTTCCACCCTTGGTTTCAAGAATCGTGAGCCAGCCCTTCTTATCGGTAGTGGTCCGGAAGTGGATGAATTAATAGAAGAGATTAACAACAATAACCGTTACAATCTTTATTTTGTCTCATTCATTAATCTCGACCGAACCGAGATAATTGATTTTCAGGTTGATATTCTGGATAGAATTTATACAGATAATATCTCAGTGGTAGTTATTGATCTGCGTAATAAGAAGATTGAGCCGCTTTTGCCTCGGCTATATAATCTGATTTTTTCCAATATACGGTTTATCGATAAATACAAGATTTATGAGGATATTTTTGACCGAGTACCTTACTCGCTCCTTCAGTACAATTGGTTTCTGGAAAATATCTCTACTTCTTCCAAATTAATATATGACACCCTGAAACGCCTTTTTGACATCGTTCTTTCTCTAATTTTCGGCCTTATTTCCTTAATTTTTTATCCATTTGTTTACGTGGCTATTAAGATTGAGGATGGCGGGCCAGTCTTTATTGTGCAGGAGAGGATCGGGCAGGGGGGCCGGAAAATTAATCTTCTGAAGTTTCGCAGCATGAAATCAAGTGACCGCGGTATGTGGGTAGTAGAAAAAGATGATCGGGTAACGAGGGTTGGAAAGTTTTTGCGCAAAACTAGAATTGACGAATTACCTCAACTTTGGAATGTCTTGATTGGCGATATTTCACTTATCGGTCCGAGGCCGGATATTTATGATCTTGGCCTGAAGCTTGCCAAAGAAATTCCTTATTACACTATTCGAAGTATTATCAAACCGGGATTATCTGGCTGGGCTCAGATTAAACAGGATCTGCCGCCGCAATCTTTGGAAGAAACAAAGATCAGATTAGTTTATGATCTTTATTACGTCAAAAACCGGTCCATTATTTTGGACATTAAAATTATTTTACAAACTCTGAAAACTTTGGTTTCAAGATCGGGTCTTTAG
- a CDS encoding ElyC/SanA/YdcF family protein: MGLETQTACNLAISLQNRFGDTAVILASAGNAGKKWDNRLMSLVIKDYLKSKIPHRPVIALAADAFNTDGEIRALRDYLCTHREFREIVVAVKWWHAPRVWLLMKYRFWEAGIKVKIHIPWCRSFAKPTAWFKEWFGAIPLTLCRLLSELNRKPLQIN; the protein is encoded by the coding sequence GTGGGTTTAGAAACCCAAACTGCATGCAATCTAGCCATCTCTCTTCAAAATCGCTTCGGGGATACAGCCGTGATTCTGGCTTCAGCGGGAAACGCAGGCAAAAAATGGGATAATCGACTTATGTCTCTGGTGATAAAGGACTATCTTAAATCCAAAATTCCTCACCGTCCCGTAATTGCCTTGGCTGCTGATGCATTTAATACCGACGGTGAAATTCGGGCTTTGCGAGATTATCTTTGCACCCATCGAGAATTCCGAGAAATCGTTGTGGCCGTAAAATGGTGGCATGCCCCTCGGGTTTGGCTTTTGATGAAATACCGCTTCTGGGAAGCTGGTATAAAAGTCAAAATACATATTCCTTGGTGCCGTTCTTTTGCAAAACCGACTGCCTGGTTCAAGGAATGGTTTGGGGCAATTCCTCTCACCCTTTGCCGCTTGCTGAGCGAACTTAATCGCAAGCCTTTGCAAATTAACTAG